From the Candidatus Aminicenantes bacterium genome, one window contains:
- a CDS encoding acetate kinase, with product MKILVINSGSSSIKFKLISMRERDVLAGGVLERIGIKGSRLNLHQDRRKQLVERPVKNHEEGINLIIEYLTHSKTGVLNDRKEISAVGHRVVHAGEKFHRTVLIDDLVMSALRECIPLAPLHNPPNITGIEACRRILEGVPNAAVFDTAFHQTMSPHAYVYPVPYTYYEEYGIRRYGFHGTSHYYVARQAALKFAKPLNTLNIITCHLGNGSSITAVEKGRSVDTSMGFTPLEGLMMGTRCGDIDPAIPLYIMRNQGIGVEEMDRILNKHSGLQGVSQLSSDMRDVHTRADEGDPHAGLALDILIHRIRKYLGAYMAVMNGADIVVFTAGIGENDTSLRERVLERMDFLGIRLDRERNAVVKGAFGIISATGSPVTVMVVPTNEELEIAEQTMKVVRAKKTDTASDMTRPE from the coding sequence ATGAAAATTCTGGTGATCAACAGTGGAAGTTCGTCCATTAAATTCAAACTGATCTCCATGCGTGAGCGTGATGTTTTGGCGGGCGGCGTGTTGGAGCGTATCGGGATTAAGGGGTCACGTTTAAATCTGCATCAGGATAGGCGAAAGCAACTGGTTGAGCGCCCCGTCAAAAACCATGAAGAGGGAATTAACCTGATCATCGAGTACCTGACTCATTCCAAAACGGGTGTGCTGAATGATCGCAAAGAGATTTCCGCGGTGGGCCACCGGGTGGTTCACGCCGGAGAAAAATTTCACCGCACCGTACTCATTGACGACCTTGTCATGAGCGCGTTGCGCGAATGCATTCCCCTGGCGCCCCTGCACAATCCGCCCAACATCACCGGTATCGAAGCCTGCCGACGCATCCTTGAAGGCGTTCCCAATGCGGCGGTCTTTGACACGGCGTTTCACCAGACCATGTCTCCCCATGCGTATGTGTATCCCGTACCCTATACATATTACGAAGAGTATGGGATTCGGCGCTACGGATTTCATGGTACATCTCATTATTATGTGGCGCGGCAAGCAGCGTTGAAGTTCGCAAAACCATTGAATACTCTCAATATCATTACCTGCCACCTGGGCAACGGCTCATCGATCACGGCCGTTGAAAAAGGGCGTTCCGTGGATACCAGCATGGGTTTTACACCCCTGGAGGGTTTGATGATGGGTACCCGGTGTGGGGATATCGATCCGGCCATCCCGCTATATATTATGCGCAATCAGGGCATCGGGGTGGAAGAGATGGACCGGATCCTCAACAAGCATAGCGGCCTTCAAGGAGTGAGCCAATTGAGTTCCGATATGCGCGATGTGCATACCCGCGCCGATGAGGGAGACCCGCATGCCGGACTTGCCCTGGATATCCTGATTCACCGCATCCGCAAGTACCTGGGCGCATATATGGCGGTAATGAACGGAGCCGATATCGTGGTGTTTACGGCTGGGATCGGGGAGAATGACACCAGTCTGAGGGAGCGGGTTCTGGAGCGCATGGATTTTCTGGGGATTCGACTGGATCGGGAACGCAATGCGGTTGTGAAGGGCGCCTTTGGAATCATCTCCGCCACGGGTTCTCCTGTAACCGTAATGGTGGTCCCTACCAATGAAGAATTGGAAATTGCTGAACAAACCATGAAGGTTGTGCGGGCGAAAAAAACAGATACGGCGTCAGATATGACACGGCCGGAGTAA